The Nothobranchius furzeri strain GRZ-AD chromosome 8, NfurGRZ-RIMD1, whole genome shotgun sequence genome includes a region encoding these proteins:
- the rabgap1l gene encoding rab GTPase-activating protein 1-like isoform X3, with amino-acid sequence MDLFGMGHRLFVPKLLATSKEDLLQADFEGALKFFRVQLPKRYRAAENARRLMEQACNIKVPTKKLKKFEKEYQSLRESQLQQEDPIGQFQRENRRLQEASMRLEQENDDLAHELFTSKIALRNDLDQAEDKADVLNKELLSTKQRLVETEEEKRRHEEETAQLKEVFRRELEKAEQEIKKTTAIISEYKQICSQLSTRLEKQQAATKEELDIVRNKVMGCERCKDLFSTLGSLQASSPGGERTSNQPLDEEKDGLTDQLRQLELELAQTKLQLVEAKCRIQELEHQRGVLMTEIQAAKNSWFSKTLGSLKSSASSSSSSSSQTLSSPRDGPA; translated from the exons ATGGATCTGTTTGGGATGGGACACCGACTCTTCGTCCCCAAACTGCTGGCG ACATCCAAAGAGGACCTCTTGCAGGCAGACTTTGAGGGTGCTCTCAAGTTCTTCAGAGTCCAGCTTCCTAAACGTTACAGAGCTGCAGAGAACGCACGGAGGCTCATGGAGCAGGCCTGCAACATCAAG GTTCCGACCAAAAAGCTGAAGAAGTTTGAGAAGGAATATCAGAGTCTGAGAGAGAGCCAGCTGCAACAAGAAGACCCGATCGGCCAAttccag aGAGAGAACCGCCGTCTTCAGGAGGCCAGTATGAGACTGGAGCAGGAGAACGATGACTTGGCACATGAACTGTTCACCAGTAAGATTGCCCTCCGGAACGATCTGGACCAG GCAGAGGACAAGGCAGATGTTTTGAACAAAGAGCTGCTGAGCACCAAGCAGCGGCTGGTGGAGACCGAGGAGGAGAAGCGACGACACGAGGAGGAGACGGCTCAG CTGAAGGAGGTGTTCAGGAGAGAACTGGAAAAAGCCGAGCAGGAGATCAAGAAAACCACAGCAATCATATCCGAGTACAAACAG ATCTGCTCCCAGCTCAGCACCCGGCTGGAAAAGCAGCAGGCGGCAACAAAAGAAGAGCTGGACATCGTCAGG AACAAAGTGATGGGGTGTGAGCGCTGCAAGGATCTGTTCAGCACCCTGGGGTCTCTGCAAGCTTCCTCCCCCGGCGGTGAGAGGACGTCCAACCAGCCTCTGGATGAGGAGAAGGACGGGCTGACGGACCAGCTGAGACAGCTGGAGCTGGAGCTAGCGCAGACCAAGCTGCAGCTGGTGGAGGCCAAGTGTCGAATCCAG GAACTGGAGCACCAACGAGGAGTCCTGATGACTGAAATACAAGCTGCCAAAAACTCGTGGTTCAGCAAGACTCTGGGGTCCCTGAAGAGCTcggcctcctcttcctccagctCCTCGTCCCAGACGCTGTCCTCTCCGAGGGACGGGCCGGCCTAG
- the rabgap1l gene encoding rab GTPase-activating protein 1-like isoform X4, whose product MMQEVSIMVAYDAHVVERPGEEDTLACLVAHSKPLRTPRPAVPTKKLKKFEKEYQSLRESQLQQEDPIGQFQRENRRLQEASMRLEQENDDLAHELFTSKIALRNDLDQAEDKADVLNKELLSTKQRLVETEEEKRRHEEETAQLKEVFRRELEKAEQEIKKTTAIISEYKQICSQLSTRLEKQQAATKEELDIVRNKVMGCERCKDLFSTLGSLQASSPGGERTSNQPLDEEKDGLTDQLRQLELELAQTKLQLVEAKCRIQELEHQRGVLMTEIQAAKNSWFSKTLGSLKSSASSSSSSSSQTLSSPRDGPA is encoded by the exons ATGATGCAGGAGGTGTCCATTATGGTGGCCTACGATGCTCATGTGGTGGAACGTCCCGGTGAGGAGGACACCTTGGCTTGCTTGGTCGCTCATTCTAAACCACTCAGAACTCCCAGACCTGCG GTTCCGACCAAAAAGCTGAAGAAGTTTGAGAAGGAATATCAGAGTCTGAGAGAGAGCCAGCTGCAACAAGAAGACCCGATCGGCCAAttccag aGAGAGAACCGCCGTCTTCAGGAGGCCAGTATGAGACTGGAGCAGGAGAACGATGACTTGGCACATGAACTGTTCACCAGTAAGATTGCCCTCCGGAACGATCTGGACCAG GCAGAGGACAAGGCAGATGTTTTGAACAAAGAGCTGCTGAGCACCAAGCAGCGGCTGGTGGAGACCGAGGAGGAGAAGCGACGACACGAGGAGGAGACGGCTCAG CTGAAGGAGGTGTTCAGGAGAGAACTGGAAAAAGCCGAGCAGGAGATCAAGAAAACCACAGCAATCATATCCGAGTACAAACAG ATCTGCTCCCAGCTCAGCACCCGGCTGGAAAAGCAGCAGGCGGCAACAAAAGAAGAGCTGGACATCGTCAGG AACAAAGTGATGGGGTGTGAGCGCTGCAAGGATCTGTTCAGCACCCTGGGGTCTCTGCAAGCTTCCTCCCCCGGCGGTGAGAGGACGTCCAACCAGCCTCTGGATGAGGAGAAGGACGGGCTGACGGACCAGCTGAGACAGCTGGAGCTGGAGCTAGCGCAGACCAAGCTGCAGCTGGTGGAGGCCAAGTGTCGAATCCAG GAACTGGAGCACCAACGAGGAGTCCTGATGACTGAAATACAAGCTGCCAAAAACTCGTGGTTCAGCAAGACTCTGGGGTCCCTGAAGAGCTcggcctcctcttcctccagctCCTCGTCCCAGACGCTGTCCTCTCCGAGGGACGGGCCGGCCTAG